Proteins encoded by one window of BD1-7 clade bacterium:
- the pheA2 gene encoding Secreted chorismate mutase, translated as MSTSIFAVTCCLVDTLFVSDSARCVCLNASRLRLLLIVTMLLFPHSSWASEWSGVFSLMQQRLGWMQAVAVDKAHAHKPIEDIAREQKVLASSVASAQQAGLDAESTRQFFQTQIAVAKAIQYRWMAEYVVGGVPKSDYSLQKDIRPKLIDLGHSMVAAIAVALSQEEALTAQDRTAFENTLSLPMLHDDDKKALFESLRAIRLQNHR; from the coding sequence ATGTCGACTTCCATATTTGCCGTCACTTGTTGTCTCGTTGACACTCTCTTTGTGAGCGATAGTGCTCGGTGTGTGTGTCTGAACGCGAGCCGTTTACGTTTGCTGCTGATTGTTACCATGCTGCTTTTTCCCCACAGCAGCTGGGCGTCAGAATGGTCAGGCGTATTTTCTTTGATGCAGCAACGGCTAGGCTGGATGCAAGCGGTTGCTGTGGATAAAGCCCACGCACACAAACCTATCGAAGATATTGCTCGCGAGCAAAAGGTGTTGGCGTCTTCTGTTGCATCCGCACAACAAGCAGGCCTTGATGCAGAATCCACCCGGCAGTTTTTTCAAACGCAGATCGCCGTGGCAAAAGCGATTCAGTATCGTTGGATGGCAGAGTACGTGGTTGGCGGAGTACCCAAATCAGATTATTCCCTGCAAAAGGATATTCGACCTAAATTGATTGATTTGGGGCATTCTATGGTGGCGGCAATTGCCGTGGCGTTGTCGCAGGAGGAGGCGCTCACAGCACAAGATCGAACAGCATTTGAAAACACACTGTCTCTACCCATGCTGCACGATGATGATAAAAAAGCGCTGTTTGAATCGTTGCGAGCGATTCGTTTACAAAATCACCGTTAA
- a CDS encoding Gluconokinase — protein MLVNPILDLSNAPSSIFLFGLSGSGKSYVGNLISQLAGWHVYHADDDLTDAMLDALEQRKPFTSQMRDDYFDIVIRRINELHSVYDRLVITQAVYKQKHRQLLVDNCGDLEMVCVDANDTIIAERLLRRGNGCRAESAAVLRKDFESPNREYKMLVNDGNDEKIIRQLNSLYTLPVARTA, from the coding sequence ATGCTTGTGAATCCCATTCTTGACCTCAGCAATGCCCCCTCTTCGATATTCCTATTCGGGTTGTCGGGCAGTGGCAAATCATACGTTGGTAACTTAATCAGCCAGCTTGCGGGCTGGCATGTGTATCACGCTGATGATGATCTAACCGACGCAATGCTGGATGCGCTGGAGCAGCGTAAGCCTTTTACCTCGCAAATGCGTGACGATTATTTTGATATTGTTATTCGCAGAATTAACGAGTTACACAGTGTCTATGATCGACTGGTGATTACACAGGCGGTCTACAAACAAAAGCATCGTCAATTGTTGGTGGATAACTGTGGCGATCTTGAGATGGTGTGTGTAGACGCCAACGACACGATTATCGCCGAGCGTTTATTGCGCCGAGGCAATGGTTGCCGGGCCGAAAGTGCCGCTGTGTTGCGTAAAGACTTTGAAAGCCCAAACCGAGAATACAAAATGCTGGTTAATGACGGCAACGATGAAAAAATTATTCGCCAGCTGAATAGTCTCTATACCTTACCCGTCGCCAGAACAGCCTGA
- the hupR1 gene encoding Hydrogenase transcriptional regulatory protein hupR1, with amino-acid sequence MNKIMIVDDEENILAAVKRMLRRYRDWDVEEYSSPELALKRAQCCIFDVVISDYKMPTMNGVDFLSELKAIQPNTVRILLTGSVQVSTLLESINKAGVFRFIAKPWDDDEFVEIVKAAIDHRETAIENQILADKVRDQYSQNRHLQ; translated from the coding sequence ATGAACAAAATCATGATTGTGGATGATGAGGAAAACATCCTGGCTGCGGTTAAACGCATGCTAAGACGCTACCGTGATTGGGATGTCGAGGAATACTCATCTCCAGAGCTGGCGTTAAAGCGTGCACAATGCTGCATCTTTGACGTAGTTATCTCCGACTACAAAATGCCTACGATGAATGGCGTTGACTTTCTGTCTGAGCTTAAGGCGATTCAGCCAAATACGGTGCGCATATTGCTCACTGGCTCTGTGCAGGTCAGCACTTTATTGGAATCTATTAACAAAGCCGGTGTGTTTCGGTTTATTGCCAAGCCCTGGGATGACGATGAGTTCGTTGAGATTGTTAAAGCAGCGATAGACCATCGGGAAACGGCGATAGAAAATCAGATTCTGGCAGATAAAGTGAGAGACCAATACAGCCAAAACCGGCATTTGCAATAG
- the choB_2 gene encoding Cholesterol oxidase, which produces MTNNSRVSRRGFIKAGALASAAVGASKAVSADTTPQSAIVIGSGFGGAVSALRLAQKGIATTVIERGRHWDTDSDNPYPGLFPTSTDPDGRCGWLSGKEELAGLAHVDVYTGLLERVKSWNLDALCGAGVGGGSLVFGGALVQPKREVFDTVFPTEVNYDLLDQYYYPLVRNMLGADTIPDHVLASSPYKSMRTFEKNMEKAGFTVERTHAGFDWNIITDEINGTVPAAATASQYSYGCESGAKNSVNKNYLQQATATGLVTIKALHQVTDIVERPQGGYYVHIEVLDDVGNTIDSKTLETDLLVLAAGSLNTTKLMLKAKHKGTLNRLNDEVGHHWGNNGDKIYMRAPLQWGNGGPQGGPNSLTVFDLDNKYKPVAVQHSPGPFPDAFNVINQLIMTVPDKLGKLEYRAWNDSLDIDWPIGAEFYSNLAAHHTMNRXNLKAGGIPVPLPTKKTTWHPLGGMTMGHATDFYGRVKGYDNLIIADSSLLPGSCACANPALTVAAIAEHNMDYLLNYSLVS; this is translated from the coding sequence ATGACAAATAATTCTCGTGTATCTCGCCGTGGGTTTATCAAAGCAGGTGCACTTGCTTCAGCCGCTGTTGGTGCATCAAAAGCAGTCTCCGCAGACACCACGCCACAATCGGCAATCGTTATCGGCAGCGGTTTCGGCGGTGCCGTTTCTGCCCTGCGTCTAGCCCAAAAAGGCATTGCCACAACCGTTATCGAACGCGGCCGCCATTGGGATACCGACAGTGACAACCCGTATCCGGGTCTGTTTCCGACATCCACAGACCCTGACGGCCGCTGTGGTTGGCTCAGTGGCAAAGAAGAACTTGCCGGTTTAGCCCACGTGGATGTATACACTGGCCTGCTGGAGCGTGTTAAAAGTTGGAATCTTGATGCCTTGTGCGGCGCGGGTGTCGGCGGTGGCTCTCTAGTATTTGGTGGCGCTCTGGTTCAACCAAAACGTGAAGTCTTCGATACCGTATTCCCAACAGAAGTCAATTACGATCTGCTGGATCAATATTACTACCCACTCGTTAGAAACATGCTGGGCGCTGACACGATTCCTGACCATGTGTTAGCCAGCTCTCCGTACAAATCCATGCGCACGTTTGAAAAGAATATGGAAAAAGCCGGCTTTACGGTTGAGCGCACACACGCGGGGTTTGATTGGAACATCATCACCGATGAAATTAACGGCACCGTACCCGCAGCAGCAACAGCGTCTCAATACAGCTATGGCTGCGAATCTGGCGCCAAAAACTCGGTCAATAAAAATTACCTACAACAAGCCACGGCCACTGGGCTTGTCACTATCAAGGCACTGCATCAAGTCACCGATATTGTTGAGCGCCCACAAGGCGGCTATTACGTGCACATAGAGGTTCTCGATGATGTGGGCAACACCATTGACAGTAAAACACTCGAAACCGACTTACTGGTGCTCGCCGCTGGCTCACTCAATACCACCAAGCTGATGCTGAAAGCCAAGCACAAAGGCACGTTAAACCGTTTGAACGATGAAGTTGGCCATCACTGGGGTAACAATGGCGACAAGATTTATATGCGAGCGCCGCTGCAATGGGGCAATGGAGGCCCTCAGGGAGGCCCCAATTCACTGACAGTATTTGACCTCGACAACAAATACAAACCGGTTGCTGTACAACATTCACCCGGCCCGTTCCCCGATGCGTTTAATGTAATCAATCAGCTGATCATGACAGTGCCAGACAAACTCGGAAAACTGGAGTATCGCGCCTGGAATGACTCATTGGATATTGATTGGCCTATCGGCGCTGAGTTTTATTCCAATCTTGCTGCGCACCACACTATGAATCGGGNCAATCTGAAAGCCGGTGGCATACCGGTACCATTACCGACGAAGAAAACCACCTGGCATCCATTGGGCGGCATGACGATGGGCCATGCAACGGATTTCTATGGTCGCGTCAAAGGTTATGATAACTTGATTATCGCCGACAGCTCGCTACTACCAGGTTCATGTGCGTGCGCCAACCCGGCACTGACGGTAGCCGCAATAGCGGAACACAACATGGACTACTTGCTGAATTATTCGTTGGTCAGCTAA
- a CDS encoding putative enoyl-CoA hydratase 1: MTTVFKTPHELLDNVGADLGATEWITIDQERINLFADATGDHQWIHVDPEKAKDGPFGACIAHGYLTLSLVNLFLPELIDVQGIKMGVNVGLDRVRFPSPVAVGSRIRGRGEIVSAEELKGGIQSVVRVTVEIEGHDKPACIADTISRYFPAE, translated from the coding sequence ATGACAACGGTTTTCAAAACTCCTCACGAACTCCTGGATAACGTAGGTGCCGATCTTGGGGCGACCGAATGGATAACGATTGATCAGGAGCGTATCAACTTGTTTGCCGACGCGACGGGTGATCACCAGTGGATCCATGTTGATCCAGAAAAAGCTAAAGACGGCCCTTTTGGAGCCTGTATCGCGCACGGTTATTTGACATTGTCTTTGGTGAATTTGTTTTTACCCGAGTTGATTGATGTTCAAGGCATCAAAATGGGGGTAAACGTTGGCTTGGATCGTGTGCGTTTTCCATCACCAGTTGCGGTGGGTTCACGTATTCGTGGCCGCGGTGAGATTGTCAGTGCTGAAGAACTGAAAGGTGGAATTCAGTCAGTGGTGCGAGTTACCGTTGAGATTGAAGGCCATGACAAGCCGGCATGTATCGCAGATACCATCTCACGTTATTTTCCTGCCGAATAA
- the atoS gene encoding Signal transduction histidine-protein kinase AtoS: protein MSDTLGSFFVLEQARDYLLFFSMVTLLLVIYVLIRNYRATKNFEARIEHFSSLTNDTFARELNRVETSASSYNVKEGSFGALSRILDAYAVSTTGPDGAITYANEEFCKLSGYSKAELIGRRHNMLSSGIHSAEFWQNFWNIIKKDKVWHGQIANMNRRAEIFWLDAFVFPLSLISNATNGYICLASDTTKLQEEVINKGQQLEQVESMLMQSEKMASLGTISAGIAHEINNPVAFISTDIRNIGEYLESLAGIARLMKKDWDPTKYEQFLGKVNVDHIDPEEVDYILDDYPRLIEETSEGIQRIKTIVQDLKAFARKGGDEFLPTDITRCIRSSLNLARNELKYSIRIDKRFLDSLPSVECAESEISQVLLNIIVNAAHAIDGEGTIAIGTEYDNGFVRVRIKDDGCGIDEATRSQIFEPFFTTKSVGRGTGLGLSISHDIIVRHHGTIEVLSELGNGTEFIICLPVQQPATQPDSDGLSSTEVDTMMAPAPKCQKKSGQVSPHLVKRVYDSQQSQKHTPPLDGSQWRTR from the coding sequence ATGTCAGATACCTTAGGCAGTTTTTTTGTATTGGAACAAGCGCGAGATTATTTGCTGTTTTTCTCGATGGTTACTTTGTTGCTTGTTATTTATGTTCTTATTCGAAACTACCGTGCGACTAAAAATTTTGAAGCACGTATCGAGCACTTCTCGTCGTTAACGAACGATACTTTCGCGCGCGAGTTGAACCGGGTTGAAACATCGGCCTCCAGTTACAACGTCAAAGAAGGTAGCTTTGGTGCCTTGTCGCGTATTCTGGATGCGTATGCCGTATCAACGACGGGGCCTGATGGCGCGATTACCTATGCCAATGAAGAGTTTTGCAAGCTTAGTGGCTATAGCAAAGCCGAGTTGATTGGCCGTCGCCACAATATGCTCAGTTCTGGTATTCACTCTGCTGAATTTTGGCAAAATTTCTGGAATATCATTAAGAAAGACAAAGTCTGGCATGGCCAGATTGCGAATATGAATCGGCGGGCAGAAATTTTCTGGCTGGATGCGTTCGTTTTCCCTCTCTCTTTAATATCTAACGCAACCAATGGTTACATTTGTTTGGCATCCGATACTACGAAGTTGCAAGAAGAAGTGATTAATAAAGGGCAGCAGTTGGAGCAGGTCGAATCCATGCTGATGCAATCCGAAAAAATGGCATCCCTTGGCACGATATCAGCGGGTATAGCTCACGAGATTAATAATCCCGTGGCGTTTATTTCGACCGATATTCGAAATATCGGTGAGTATTTGGAATCACTTGCAGGAATTGCACGTTTGATGAAGAAAGACTGGGACCCGACCAAGTACGAACAGTTTCTTGGGAAGGTAAATGTCGATCATATTGACCCGGAAGAAGTGGACTATATCCTTGATGACTACCCACGTTTGATTGAAGAAACGAGTGAAGGTATCCAGCGCATCAAAACCATTGTTCAAGATTTGAAAGCATTTGCCCGTAAAGGGGGAGATGAGTTTTTACCGACAGACATCACTCGATGTATTCGCTCGTCACTTAATCTTGCACGTAACGAGCTTAAGTACAGCATACGCATCGATAAACGTTTTTTGGATTCGTTGCCGTCGGTAGAGTGTGCGGAGTCAGAGATTTCGCAGGTATTGCTGAATATTATTGTGAATGCTGCCCATGCAATCGATGGTGAAGGTACGATCGCTATCGGCACGGAATACGATAATGGCTTCGTTCGTGTGCGTATTAAAGATGACGGTTGTGGCATCGATGAAGCGACTCGTTCTCAAATATTCGAACCCTTCTTCACCACCAAGTCCGTAGGTCGAGGTACTGGCTTGGGGCTGTCGATTTCCCACGATATCATTGTCCGGCATCACGGTACTATTGAGGTGCTCTCCGAGCTGGGCAATGGCACGGAATTCATTATTTGTCTGCCTGTACAGCAACCGGCTACACAGCCGGATTCTGATGGCTTGAGCTCTACTGAAGTCGATACAATGATGGCACCAGCCCCCAAATGTCAGAAAAAATCGGGTCAGGTTTCTCCCCATTTGGTTAAACGTGTTTACGACTCTCAGCAATCGCAAAAACACACTCCGCCGCTAGATGGTTCGCAATGGCGCACTCGATAG